Within Amedibacterium intestinale, the genomic segment TTACGATGGATAGAGTAGGAAAAGTTGTCGGCATTGTGGATATTGTCCCTGATCAGGTGCCTGTTTTACAGACACAGTTTCATTTGGTTTTTAAACGGATGTAAAGTTTTGCTTTGCGTCCGTTTTTTTAACAATAAAAAGATTCATTATAATAGAAAAACATAGCCAAAGGAGGAATTGAAATGGATCAGAGTTTTAACAAAGCATTTTGGGATGCATGTGCAAATGGAGATTTCACAACAGTTTGTACAGAAATTAAAAAAGGTGCAAATATCAATTATCAAAACGGGGATGGAAGAACTGGTTTGATGCGTGCCGCAAAACGTGATTATAAGGATATCGTGCGTGTATTGTTAGATAATGGGGCAGATGTAAATTTAGAAGATAATAAAGGAAGAACAGCCATCATGGGTGCTGCCAAAAAAGGAAATAAAACCATTTGTAAAAAATTACTGGAAGCAGGTGCTGATGTAAATAAAAAAGATGATCGAGGAAGAACGGCATTGATGCGTGCTGCTTTTTTAGGACATGATCGCTGTGTTGCGGTATTGTTAGATGCAGGTGCAGATATCAATGCGCAGGATGAAGTAGGAAGAACTGCGTTAATGGAGGCATGTGTAGCATTTAAAAAAGATGTTATTCGTCATTTGATTGAACGTGGTGCCGATGTTAATCTTTGTGATAATAATGGATGTACAGCATTAATGCGAGCAGCTTATGGCGGTTATGTATCTTTAGTAGAAGATTTACTGGCAAATGGTGCTGATAAAGAGCTGATTGATAAAGAAGGCAATAAAGCGATTCATTATGTACGGGAAGACTGTCTGGCACAGTTAAAACCGATCTTGAAATAGGAGGATTTTCTTATGAGAGATTATTTAAGTCATGAAGTCCGCAACGTTGTTGTTTTAGGACATACTGGTGTAGGAAAAACAGCTTTGATGGAAAGCATGTTATATTATACAAAAGCAAGTGATCGCTTTGGGGTAACAAGTGAAGGAAGTTCTTTAATTGATTATGATGCAGAGGAAATACGTCGTGGATTAAGTGTTTATACATCCATTGTACCGATTGAATGGAAAGACTGTAAGATTAATTTTTTAGATACGCCGGGTTATATTGATTTTATACGTGGTGAAGAAGAGGGAAGTGCAGTTGGTGATAGTGCTTTGATTGTTGTAGATGCAAAAGATGCTACACAGCCAGGAACACAGCGAGCATGGGAAATTGCACAAAAACATAATTTGCCAACAATTTTCTTTGTGAATAAACTTGATGAAGAAAATACGTCTTTTGATACTGCTTATCAAACACTTCGTGATACCTTTGGTAAAAGTGTCATCCCTTTTGAAGTGCCAATTATCGAAAATGGAAAAATCGTAGGTTCTGTAAATATTTTAAGAGATAAAGCGTGGTATTATGAAGGACCACATGCAGATGCAGATAAAGCACGGCCAGTACCTGAGGACATGGTAGATATGGTGAATACTTATAAAAAACAGATTGCAGAAGCTGTTGCCATGGGTGATGATGAATTGATGGAAAAATTCTTCAGTGGGGAAGAATTTAGTGAAGCTGAATTAACACGAGGTGTTCGATTAGGTGTAAGAAATGGAGAAATTCGTCCGGTATATAGTGGCAGTGCTACTCATAGTATCGGAATTGAACGTTTGATGGATTTGATCGTTAAATATTTCCCAACTTATGGAGAAAGCGGCTATATTGAAGTTAAAGATGCAGATACTAATGAAAAAGTTTTATTAGAAACAAATGAAAAAGAAAGTTTATGTGCACAGGTATTTAAAACAATCGTAGATCCTTTTGTTGGACGTATTTCTTATGTAAAGGTTTTATCTGGAGTTTTAAGCAGTGATACAAGCGTTTATAATACAAATAGAGAGAAAACAGAAAAAGTAAGCAGTGTATTTATTGTTAAGGGTAAACATCAAACTGCAGCAGGAAAACTATTTACGGGTGATATTGGGGCTATTGTAAAATTACAGGTTACACAAACAAACGATACTTTATGTGAAAAAGGAAAACAATATCTTGCAGAGCCTATTGTATTCTCTGAGCCAATGCTGGCAATGGCAGTATATCCAAATTCAAAAAATGATGAAGATAAGATGAGCAATGCTTTAGCAAGAATGTGTGAAGAAGATCCAACTCTTCGTTTAGTTAATGATTTGGAAACCAAACAAACGATTTTATATGGTGTAGGGGATCAGCATTTAGATGTTATCCTAAACAAATTAAAATCCAAATATAAAGTAGAAGTACGCTTAGAAACGCCAAGAGTTCCTTATCGTGAAACAATTCGTAAAACGGCCATTGGAGAAGGTAGACATAAAAAACAATCTGGTGGACATGGACAATTTGGTCATGTATTTATTGAATATGCACCAAATCCAGATGTAGAAGAAATGGTATTTGAAGAAAAAGTATTTGGTGGAGCTGTACCAAAACAATACTTCCCAGCAGTAGAAACAGGATTAAGAGAATGTATGCAGCATGGGGTATTGGCAGGATATAAGGTTGTAAATGTTAAAGCAACTTTATTAGATGGAAAATATCATGATGTCGATTCTAGTGAAATGGCATTTAAACTGGCTGCACGCTTATCTTATAAAGCAGGTATGATGGATGCTCATCCAATCTTATTGGAACCAATCGTAGATATTAGCGTACATGTACCAGATGAATTTACAGGAACGATTATTGGAGATTTCAATAAACGTCGCGGAGCTATCATGGGAATGGACTTAATTGATGGTTATCAGGAAATTAAAGCACAGGTACCACTTTCTGAAGTATTGAAATACCCTATTGATTTACGTGCCATGACACAGGGAAGAGGCTCTTATACACAAAAATTTAATCGCTATGATCCGGTTCCTTCTCAATTAGCACAGCCAATCATTGACAGACATAAAGTTGAAATGGAAGAAGAAAAATAGGAAAGCAGGAAGCATCTTTGTTAAAAAGGTGCTTTCTTTTCTATCTGCGTTTAGTATAATAAAAATGATGAAAAGAGGAGAAAGTATGTTAGAGATTAGGGATATAAAAGGGAAATGGAAAAAACAAACAATCGAAAACTGGGAACTATCTATACAAGAAGGTAAATGTGTACAGTTATATGGTGAAAATGTAGAAGTTTTATATCATATGCTTTTACAAAATACCCCTATACAGAAAGGAACAGTTTTCTGGAAAGAAAAGCCGTTCTTTTATCAAAAAGAAAAGATTGCATGGATATGTGAAAATGATACGGCTTTTCCTTATATGAGTGTAAAAAACTACCTTGCTGCACTATGTGATTTTTATGAGGAGTTTAATGAAGCATGGTGTTTAAAGCTAGCAGAACAAAAAGGAATTTTATATCAAAAAATAAAAGATTGCACGAAAGAAGAAAAACAGTATCTATTAGTTCTTTGTGCGCTTGCTAGAAATGCAGAACTTTTAATCAGTGATACAAGCTTTAAAGAATATGAGGATAAGCAGGATTGGAAAGAATTGTTTTCTAAATTGCATCGTACATGTACAGTGCTGCAGATTTCAAAAGAAAAGGAAACTTTCTGGTGGAGAAATGCAGATGTTTACTATCGTACACAATCCATGGGTCTAATAGAAGAAATCGCAGAAGAAAAATCAATAGAAAAAATACTGGAAAAATCCTATCCTGGTTTTGATGCGAAGGAAAATAAGGAAATTCATAAAGTAGAAAAATTGCAGGATTTATGGGGAGGTGAAGATGATGAACAATGGAAACGTCCAGAAGAATAAAGAAGTTCTCTCTTTTTTGATGGCAACACAGCTGCAGCGTCTATGGAAAGGATTCGCTGCTGCGGCAATATTATCGATTGTTCCTTTTCTGCTTCATCCACAATTTACAGAGTATTTGCTTCCTTATGAGATTCAGTTATATTTAAATCCATATTATCGCTATGGAGTATGGCTCATCTTTTTCGGACTAGCTTTCTTTTGCTTACATGATGTGTATTACTGGAGAGCCAATTTTCGTGTACTTACACCTTATCAGCAAATTCCTGTTTCTTCTTTTAAACAATATATCAGCTGGATTTTTAGTGTTACTTGTATTTTTGCACTTTACTTTTTGTGGCAAATTCTTTTGTTTATTGTATTTTATCAAATCACGATGCTAAAACAGCCAGATTTAGCGCTGACTAATGGTTTGTATTTTTCTGCACAAAATGCACTTTTTGCAAAGTTATATATCCCTGTTACTCTTAAAGAAGGGATTTTATGGATGATTCGTATGTTTGTATATGCTTTTCTTACTGTATTTTTTGGAAGTGGCTTACATATGATTCGTAAACATCGAATATTTTCTATCTTGTTTCTAATACTGCTTTTTAGTTATATCGGTATATGGTTTTTTCCCGTAAAAATACTTTATTTCATACCATTTGAGAATTTCACATGGATGACTTATTTTAGCCAAATTTGTTATATTTTCATGTATGGTTGTGAAGGGGTTTTCCTGTTTTGTGCACTTCTTCTAATTTTTAGAGAATATCGAAAGGAAAAGGGAATGCAATATGAAAAAATATCTTAAATATTTATGGATCGTTTGTTTATTGATCGGTGGTTTCTGCGCTGCATTTTTTTGGCTTCAAAAAGATAAAGTAGGACTTACATGGGAAGAATCAGATGCTTCCACAAAAGAAGCTTTTAAAGATATCTCTTTTGGATTTGATATTATGATGGGAAGAAACATGCTAACGGTAGAAGGGAAAAATGAAACTTTACAAGTTTCGTCAAAAAAAGAAGATGAGGAAATAACAAATTGGAGAGACTATAGGATTTCTTTTTATGCACATAAAGATGATGTTAGAAATGTGACAGACAGTGACAAAGTTTCACTGTATGATAGTGATGAAGGGAAAGGAAAAGAAGGAATTACCGATACAATATATGCGTCTTTGCAAATTCATGATTTTTCTGGTGAGAAAGAAAAAACTGTAGAAATAATTAGACAAAAAATAAAGCTAAAAAAAGATATCCGCATTTTCTTTGTTTTAGAAGATGATAGTTATGGAAGAATTGAATCCATCCTTTATGATGAAATGAATCATATTGAAAAAGAATATGCAGATAGTGAATATGAAGATGATATCCTAATACAGGATATTTTAGATACGATACAAGGAGAAGATTCATGGTATTATATATATGGTAAAAAGCAGGTTGAAAGTGCTTATAGCTCCATTCTGAAAAATGGAATCTGGTCAAATCGTGCATCTATTGAGGATGTTAAAATTACACCAACAATTTATCGAGAAGATAAACATGGAAAAATTACAAAATATGTAACACTGGATGAGAAGGAGGAAGCTATCTTTGGATGTGTTGATTCTTCATCTTTGATCTTGCTGATGAGAAAACAAATGCAAAATGAATTTCATTATGAACTTCGCCGATATGATGAAAATGGTACTCTTGTCAATGCGAAAGAAATTCCTATAAATAGAGCACCTTCCTTTATGATTTGCAAAGATAAAGCCTTACTATTGTATGATGGATTAGCATTAGATATTTATGATGCAAAAGATTTTGAATTTCTTAATCAAATAAAAGTAGATGCATCAGCAAGTTTAAGTGAATATACTATGTCTATGGATCATCGTTTTATTTCATATCAAAATAATCGTTTATATATTATTGAAGAAGGCAGTCGATACGATGGAAAACCGCGGATAAAATTATCTTGTTATGACACGAATGGAAATTTTTATACAAAGGATCTTAAAGTAGATTTACCTCCAGAATATCAATATCCAGAGGACTATTTCGAGGGAATAGAAATGTCTGAGTATTCAAATTCCGTTTTTTCTATACGTTTTGATATGTATACAAGAAGCAGTGCAGGGTTATTTGATTTTTGGATAGGGGAACAATAGTGTAAAAGTTCATGTATAAGATTTAAAGAAAAACTATAGAAATATGGTTTTTCTTTTTTTGAGTAAAAGTAATGGTTTTTCTTTTTTTGAGTAAAAGTGTTGCCTTTTTAGATGGAATCATATATAATCCTAACGACAATTAAATTAGCAAACCTGTTGAAAAGCAGAGTACGCAAAGCTAAAGGGCCTTCATCCAATTCATGGGATATGGCAGCCAGTTGCACCAAGGATTCTTTTTTATGCGTACTTTTTTTCATAAGTGCGCTTTTTTTATGTTTAGTAATACTTTGAAAGGAGAAACACAATGCGTAAATTTATAGTAAGTTTGCTTGCGGTATGTTTACTGATGAGTGCATTTGTACAACCAATTGGCAATATGCTTCATGCACAGGAAGTAAATGAAGAAACACAAGGAGAGGCTGTTTCTGCAAGTGGAAAAATAAAAGTAGAAATAATTTCTACGGAAACATTAGAAAAAGAAGAAAATTTTAAACTTCAATTAAGTAAGAATGGTTATGATTCAGAAAAAGCCATTTCATTAAAAGTAAATGAAGATGATAATTTGAATAGTGATGGAAGGGTTGAATTTTCTAATTTAGAAGATGGAAATTACACTTTGACAATTACTTCTGTTACAAATAAATATCAGGAATATAAACAGGATTTTGTTGTAGAGGGATTAGAATATGCCATTCAGCTATATGCTGGAGAGAAAGAAATTGATGAACAGCAGAAAGCTCATCCTGGAGTAATTCGTTATCGTACGTATGGAGATAAAGAGCTGGAAGATATACTACAAGAAATTGAAAAAAGAACGAATATTTCACATTATGATTTAAATAATGATAATGCAGTTGATTTAGTTGATTTACAGTTGTTCTCGACTTCTTATACTGCAAATCCGAAAGAAAATATTTTATCAACAATAGAAACAAGCATTCCTTCTTCTATTGTAAAACCAGAACATGCAGATAATGTAGAAGTTAAAAGCGGTTCTTTAGATCAATTGTTTAGTGAAGAAACACAAGAAAGTGTGCAGCTTGCAACAAAGGAACCAATTAGTGTAGAAAAGCCATTAGAAGTTTCTTTTACTTTAGGTAAAGACGATAAAACCGTTCCATTGGTGGGAGTAACGATTCAGCCAGGTGGCAGTGAAAATCAGATCAGTGGCGGAAGTATTCTTGTAGAAACACAAGATGGTGTGGAAGAAGAATATACAATTATTAGCGCAAAAGACAGAGCGGTTTTCGCAAGAACTGCAAAGACAGCAATTCTAAATGATGATGGTTCTATCAGTGTTGATTTTGGTGGACAGATTGCAGTTAAAAAAGTTACCATTAAAGTAACTTCTACGACTGCTCAAAGTGGAAACCTTGTAGAAATATCGAAAGTTGAATTTGTGAATGATATGGAAAATAAAATTCCTGAACCAGAATTAAATATACCATCTGCTTTACAGGCAAAAGCAGGTAATAAAGAATTTACGCTGAACTGGTCAAAAGAAAGTAACATCACTGGATATGAAGTAAGTGTGCGTACAGAAAGTGGAAAAGAAGATCCGCTTTATAAAACAACGAAAAATAGTATAACAATTTCACAGTACAACAATAACAAATTAAAGAATGGAGAAACGTATAAGGTAAAGGTTCGTTCTGTAAATGGTTCTTGGAAAAGCCCATTTAGTGAGGAAATAAGTGTTGTTCCTGTTACAGATAAAAAACCAGATGCACCTGATAATTTAGTCATAAAAGGTGCTTATAAAACATTGGAATTATCTTGGAAAAATATGGATGATACAGATTCTTATAATGTGTATTATAAGAAAGAAAGTGATGAGTCTTATCAGAAAATCAGTGGAATAACATCCAATTCTTATCAATTAACAAATCTAGAAGATCAAACAACATATCAGGTTTATGTAACAGGAGTAAACGAACTTGGTGAAGGTGAAAAATCATTAACAGCAAAAGCGACTACTAAGAGTCTAAAACCAGCAAATCTTCCTTTATACAAAGAAATAAATGCAAACAAAGGGGAAGGCAATGTAAGTGAACATGTTGTGTCTGCAACACATAGTCATGGGAATATGGTAGGAAGCAAATTAGATAATAGTTCTAAAAAAACTGCTCTAGGTTTATTTGACAATGATTTTTCTTCTTACTTGCAAGTAAATGACTGGGATAATGGAGGAAGTTATCCAGATAACAACAAAGGTGTGACTGTTACATTTGATGATACATATGAAATAGGAATGATTAGTTTTGCAGAAGTTGAGGATGTTGATGGCTGGTGGTACAGTGCATCGGATGTTCGTTACTGGGATGAAAATGGTAAAATTACCTCAGTGAATTCAACGATTACGCAGCTAAAATGTGAAAATGGAAGGTTTTACTATTTGATTAAATTAGAAAAACCTGTTCAAGCAAAGAAAATTAAGGTGGCTTTTGGTCATCCTTATGGAAATCAAAATCGAATCACAGTAGCGGAAATGAAGTTTCATAAGTGGGATTCATTAGAAACAGATATTACAAGCCTTTATGAAGATAATCTGCATTTACAATTAAAAGATACTGTAGATGAAGAAACTTTTACTGCTTTACAGACACGCTTGGATACCAAAGACCATGATGAGTATCACCCAGATAAAGCAATGTTACAGAAAGAATTAAATGCCGCAAAAGCTTTATTTGAAGACTCTGAAAATTTATATAAAGTAACCAATGTAAATACGAATATTACCGCACAGAAAGACAAACATCTTGGTATTACTGGTTTAAATGCATGGCAGCCTTTAGGTGTTAGTGCAAAAGCGGAAGATACAGTTATTATTTATGTTGGAAATGAAGGTAAGAAAAGCGGAGAAAATACAAGCTTACAATTAGTAGCTACACAGCAGCATGCAGAAAGCAGTAATCTTTCTAAGGTAGTTACAACCTTGAAAACGGGACGTAATGAAGTTATAATTCCAAAGCTAACATCTACCGATGTAGAGCGTGGTGGAGCATTGTATGTACAATATACAGGTAATAATCCGAAGGAAAAATTAGCGCTGCGTGTAATGGGTGGTACAGAAATTCCAGTATTGAATTTATATGGAATTACGGATGAAAAACAACGTCAGGAAAAAGTCAATGCATATATGGATGAAATAAAGGCACATGTTGCACAGTTGAAAACTTTGCATCGTAAACAAAAAGGTTTCTCTTTATTCTCTATTTTCCAGCGTTATGATGAAAAGACATCAATTGTGAATACAACAGACATTATGTTAGATCAGATGATGCTTTCTATACCAGCTTCTCAGGTACTTGCGGGAACAAATGGAGATGCAAATAAACTGGCTGTTTCTTTAAATGCAATGGATGATATGATGCTTTTGTTTTACCAGCAAAAAGGATTAACAAATACATTTAGTGAAAAAGATGTAGCGAATAAGTTACATGAGAAAAACTCTTTACCATCACAGCATTTAAATATTCGTTATATGAAAATGTTTGCAGGTGCATTTATGTATGCTGCAGGAAACCATATAGGTGTTGAATGGGATCAGACAACTGGCCTGGTAAACACAAGTGCAGTAACAGCAGATGAACAGGGAAAATGGCAAAGTGGAGAATACTTTGGCTGGGGAATCGCGCATGAAATTGGGCATAATATCAACCAGGGACAGTATGCAGTTGCCGAAGTTACAAACAACTATTTCTCTTTGATCGCACAGGCAAATGATAGAAATGATGGTGTACGTTTTGATTATGATGTTATCTATGATCATGTTACATCCAATGGGACAGGCAGAAGCAGTGATGTATTTACACAGTTAGCTATGTACTGGCAGCTTCATCTGGCATATGATCGTTATTATAACTATAAAATGTTTGATACTTATGGACAAATGTTTGACAATGTATTCTATGCACGAGTAGACAGCTTTGCCAGAGATACTTCCAAAGCACCTGCACCAAATAAGATTGCGTTAACACTAGGAAATAATCCAGATCAAAACTTTATGCGTTTGGCAAGTGCTGCGGCACAAAAAGATTTAAGTGAATTCTTTATGCGCTGGGGATTACTTCCTGATGAAACAACAAAAGCGTATATTGAACAGTTTGAAAAAGAAACTCGTGCTATCTATTATGTAAATGATGAAGCAAGAGCTTATGAGATGGAACATGAAAATGCGGAAAGTTTCTTAAATAAAAATGTAGTATCCGCAAATATAAAAGGACAAGACCGAAATAAAGTAAGCCTTGCATTAGATGTTCACAATGTGGATCAAGAATCATTACTAGGTTATGAAATCACAAGAGTCTTAATGGAA encodes:
- a CDS encoding ankyrin repeat domain-containing protein; the encoded protein is MDQSFNKAFWDACANGDFTTVCTEIKKGANINYQNGDGRTGLMRAAKRDYKDIVRVLLDNGADVNLEDNKGRTAIMGAAKKGNKTICKKLLEAGADVNKKDDRGRTALMRAAFLGHDRCVAVLLDAGADINAQDEVGRTALMEACVAFKKDVIRHLIERGADVNLCDNNGCTALMRAAYGGYVSLVEDLLANGADKELIDKEGNKAIHYVREDCLAQLKPILK
- a CDS encoding elongation factor G, which translates into the protein MRDYLSHEVRNVVVLGHTGVGKTALMESMLYYTKASDRFGVTSEGSSLIDYDAEEIRRGLSVYTSIVPIEWKDCKINFLDTPGYIDFIRGEEEGSAVGDSALIVVDAKDATQPGTQRAWEIAQKHNLPTIFFVNKLDEENTSFDTAYQTLRDTFGKSVIPFEVPIIENGKIVGSVNILRDKAWYYEGPHADADKARPVPEDMVDMVNTYKKQIAEAVAMGDDELMEKFFSGEEFSEAELTRGVRLGVRNGEIRPVYSGSATHSIGIERLMDLIVKYFPTYGESGYIEVKDADTNEKVLLETNEKESLCAQVFKTIVDPFVGRISYVKVLSGVLSSDTSVYNTNREKTEKVSSVFIVKGKHQTAAGKLFTGDIGAIVKLQVTQTNDTLCEKGKQYLAEPIVFSEPMLAMAVYPNSKNDEDKMSNALARMCEEDPTLRLVNDLETKQTILYGVGDQHLDVILNKLKSKYKVEVRLETPRVPYRETIRKTAIGEGRHKKQSGGHGQFGHVFIEYAPNPDVEEMVFEEKVFGGAVPKQYFPAVETGLRECMQHGVLAGYKVVNVKATLLDGKYHDVDSSEMAFKLAARLSYKAGMMDAHPILLEPIVDISVHVPDEFTGTIIGDFNKRRGAIMGMDLIDGYQEIKAQVPLSEVLKYPIDLRAMTQGRGSYTQKFNRYDPVPSQLAQPIIDRHKVEMEEEK
- a CDS encoding P-loop NTPase family protein — encoded protein: MLEIRDIKGKWKKQTIENWELSIQEGKCVQLYGENVEVLYHMLLQNTPIQKGTVFWKEKPFFYQKEKIAWICENDTAFPYMSVKNYLAALCDFYEEFNEAWCLKLAEQKGILYQKIKDCTKEEKQYLLVLCALARNAELLISDTSFKEYEDKQDWKELFSKLHRTCTVLQISKEKETFWWRNADVYYRTQSMGLIEEIAEEKSIEKILEKSYPGFDAKENKEIHKVEKLQDLWGGEDDEQWKRPEE
- a CDS encoding fibronectin type III domain-containing protein, producing the protein MRKFIVSLLAVCLLMSAFVQPIGNMLHAQEVNEETQGEAVSASGKIKVEIISTETLEKEENFKLQLSKNGYDSEKAISLKVNEDDNLNSDGRVEFSNLEDGNYTLTITSVTNKYQEYKQDFVVEGLEYAIQLYAGEKEIDEQQKAHPGVIRYRTYGDKELEDILQEIEKRTNISHYDLNNDNAVDLVDLQLFSTSYTANPKENILSTIETSIPSSIVKPEHADNVEVKSGSLDQLFSEETQESVQLATKEPISVEKPLEVSFTLGKDDKTVPLVGVTIQPGGSENQISGGSILVETQDGVEEEYTIISAKDRAVFARTAKTAILNDDGSISVDFGGQIAVKKVTIKVTSTTAQSGNLVEISKVEFVNDMENKIPEPELNIPSALQAKAGNKEFTLNWSKESNITGYEVSVRTESGKEDPLYKTTKNSITISQYNNNKLKNGETYKVKVRSVNGSWKSPFSEEISVVPVTDKKPDAPDNLVIKGAYKTLELSWKNMDDTDSYNVYYKKESDESYQKISGITSNSYQLTNLEDQTTYQVYVTGVNELGEGEKSLTAKATTKSLKPANLPLYKEINANKGEGNVSEHVVSATHSHGNMVGSKLDNSSKKTALGLFDNDFSSYLQVNDWDNGGSYPDNNKGVTVTFDDTYEIGMISFAEVEDVDGWWYSASDVRYWDENGKITSVNSTITQLKCENGRFYYLIKLEKPVQAKKIKVAFGHPYGNQNRITVAEMKFHKWDSLETDITSLYEDNLHLQLKDTVDEETFTALQTRLDTKDHDEYHPDKAMLQKELNAAKALFEDSENLYKVTNVNTNITAQKDKHLGITGLNAWQPLGVSAKAEDTVIIYVGNEGKKSGENTSLQLVATQQHAESSNLSKVVTTLKTGRNEVIIPKLTSTDVERGGALYVQYTGNNPKEKLALRVMGGTEIPVLNLYGITDEKQRQEKVNAYMDEIKAHVAQLKTLHRKQKGFSLFSIFQRYDEKTSIVNTTDIMLDQMMLSIPASQVLAGTNGDANKLAVSLNAMDDMMLLFYQQKGLTNTFSEKDVANKLHEKNSLPSQHLNIRYMKMFAGAFMYAAGNHIGVEWDQTTGLVNTSAVTADEQGKWQSGEYFGWGIAHEIGHNINQGQYAVAEVTNNYFSLIAQANDRNDGVRFDYDVIYDHVTSNGTGRSSDVFTQLAMYWQLHLAYDRYYNYKMFDTYGQMFDNVFYARVDSFARDTSKAPAPNKIALTLGNNPDQNFMRLASAAAQKDLSEFFMRWGLLPDETTKAYIEQFEKETRAIYYVNDEARAYEMEHENAESFLNKNVVSANIKGQDRNKVSLALDVHNVDQESLLGYEITRVLMENGKSKEEVVGFTTEDTFEDTINSISNRSVSYKVTAIDKMLNRSVSLTTKTIKVEGDGSYTKENWSIETNMTSTQDQENPADQNDPCAPEKVSASYMMMDDKADTVYVGETKETPYITLSLGKVETLNALRFVNAQDAKDVKDYTIEISKDNKTYTTLENKEVKDDNGVVTMYFNNGNDPWVTSYDASYIRITLNGYRNKEVRIGEIDVLGPTGDNVELHTANGTPAIGILSKDFVYQEESATQKEMKIPEGSIVFTGNYKGNPAYNVVLLYDENGQIIGGTDTEGNLNAEQIILAPDPGNGLLGETASGSWVYWIDGQYAASLPNKVRAELYRVDNALTNEGQRLVSDTLFVEIPETLPEIELNK